Proteins from one Mustela erminea isolate mMusErm1 chromosome 20, mMusErm1.Pri, whole genome shotgun sequence genomic window:
- the NDUFAB1 gene encoding acyl carrier protein, mitochondrial — MAARVLSACVRRLPAAFAPLPRVPTMAAARPLSITLCPAGSRTRPGAPPTASAPAQVPLTQLCRQYSDAPPLTLEGIKDRVLYVLKLYDKIDPEKLSVNSHFMKDLGLDSLDQVEIIMAMEDEFGFEIPDTDAEKLMCPQEIVDYIADKKDVYE, encoded by the exons ATGGCGGCTCGTGTCCTTTCCGCTTGTGTCCGCCGACTGCCCGCGGCCTTCGCGCCGCTGCCCCGGGTTCCCACGATGGCCGCAGCCCGGCCGCTCAGCATCACCCTGTGCCCCGCGGGGTCCCGGACGAGGCCTGGGGCTCCGCCGACAGCCTCGGCGCCTGCGCAG GTTCCGCTGACACAGCTGTGCCGCCAGTATAGCGACGCACCCCCTCTGACGTTAGAGGGGATCAAGGACCGTGTTCTTTATGTGTTGAAACTTTATGACAAGATTGACCCAGAAAAG CTCTCGGTAAATTCCCACTTTATGAAAGACCTGGGCTTAGACAGTTTGGACCAAGTGGAAATTATCATGGCCATGGAGGACGAATTTG gGTTTGAAATTCCTGATACAGATGCGGAGAAGTTAATGTGTCCACAAGAAATTGTAGATTACATTGCAGATAAGAAGGatgtatatgaataa